In Acidisarcina polymorpha, the DNA window CCCTGCCGCCCAACATTGCGTCCAGCCTCTGGATGCCGCTGAGGACTCGACCCGCCGGCGTCAGATGATTCAGCCCTACCGAAGTAATCGGGAGTACGGAAATTCCGTGGTCACCGACGATGAATGGATACTCGTCCATGCCGTGGCGAGAGCCGCGATATTTGACGATCCGTAAACGGCGCGTCGCGAACTGGTTATTGACCCGATTGTCCAGCAGAATGACGCAGTCGGAGACATACTCTTCAAGCCCATGTCGGGTTAGGGTGCCCTCCCCCCGCTCCGCAGTAATGACCGAAGTGACTCCCTTCGCATGTAGCCAACAGAACAGACGGCGCAACTCGGAGCGAAGCAGAGCGGCATCGCTTAGGCTAGCGAAGAGCACTTCCAGCGAGTCCATCGCCACCCGCTTTGCGCCGATAGAATCGATCGCATACTCAAGCCTAACGAACAAGCCTTCCAGACTGTATGCTCCCGTTTCCAGCATCTCGCTTCGCTCGAAGTGGACATAGTCGAGCACCATCTTCTTCGCCGTGACCAGTTGCGCGAGCGGAAAGCCAAGCGACGCCAGGTTCTGGGTGAGATCTTCACGAGTCTCTTCAAAGGCGATCAAAACACCAGGCTCATCAAACTCCATAGCGCCACGAACCAGGAACTCGGCAGCCAGGAGCGTCTTGCCGGACCCCGCTGCCCCGCACACCAGAGTGGACCGCTGCCGCGGAAGGCCGCCCTCGAGGATCTCATCCAAGCCGTGAATGCCAGTCGGCGCTTTGGGGAGAATGAGCCGGGCATAAGTCGGACGTGCGGGAGGTCGCTTTCTCATGATCATCCTTCGGCAAACGTACTTCGGGTCACCAATGCTTGTCGTACCGTGCTATTTCTGATTGAGAAGATCGACACGATCCTCGCCTTCAGTACTTCAGCCAGACTGGTGGCAAGGGAAATGCCAAAACATAGTCACAAGTCTTTGGAAATTCTTAGAAGAGAGTGCCAGCAGGCTCGAATCGACGCCTACTACCGCTAAGACTCGCAAGCGCGCCCTTCACGGTGGCTTTACATGTAGCAGTTTGCTGGCTTTGCATTTTGCGGATTCGAAATGCTCCCGTATACTGAATGATGTTGTAAAGACAGAATTTCCTTGTAGGACAACCATGCCTAAATTGAAGACCCATAAAGGCGCAGCCAAGCGCTTCAAGAAGACTGGAACCGGCAAGATCAAGCGCGGCCAGTCAAAGATGCGCCACATCCTGACGTCAAAGGAGACCAAGACCAAGCGCAAACTTGCTCATTCTGCGCTGGTTTCGGACGCCGACTACGCCAAGGTATCGCGCATGATTCCCTATGCCTGATCGGTCGTCTTCGACTTGGGCCGCATTAACGTCACATGACGGCCCCCGACACCTCATCGCAGGTGTCGAGAGATCAGTAACAAGCGAGTGAAGAGGTTCTCAAGTGCCGCCCTGAGGGGTGTCGCCTCCTGCCTCCAGCCGCATAACGAATGACTTAAAGGAGATCAACCCATGCCCCGCGTCAAACGTGGAACCAAGCGCAATGATCGCCGCAAAAAGATACTGAAGCGCGCGAGCGGTTACTTTCTTACAAAATCGAAGCTCTACCAGGCTGCCCAAGAAGCAGTTGAGCGCGGACTCAAGTTCGCTTACATAGGACGCAAGCAGAAGAAGAGGCAATTCCGCTCGCTGTGGATTGCCCGAATCAACGCTGCCGCGAAGCTGAACGGCACCACCTATTCACTGCTCATTCACGGTCTCAAGGTCGCTGGAGTGGAACTCGACCGCAAGGTGCTGGCTGAGATCGCCGTCGCCGATCCGGCCGGCTTCACTGCCTTGGCCAACCAAGCCAAGGCAGCACTCGCCAAGGCGCCCGCTACCGAAGCCGCCTAGGCCGGTCGGCAACCAGTGGTATAGGGCACTGCACCGAGCAGTGCCCGCCAATCTCCACCGAATTAGGCATCACCAGCAGTCCGGCGCCAAATCGCGTCCAATCTAGAACGCAGCGGCCCCCGCCTCCGCCACGGCATGGTCCTGGTCCCCGGAACCCCCGCTCACGCCGACCGCGCCGACGACTTTGCCGTCCGACTTGAGCGGAATTCCTCCAGCGAAGATCATGATTTTGCCGTCGTTCGAAGCATGAATGCCAAAAAACTGATTGCCCGACTGCGAGTGGCCGGCCAGGTCTTTGGTGCTGATATCAAAGGCCCGAGAGGTGTAGGCTTTCTTGATCGAGATATCGACAGATCCTAACCACGCGCCATCCATGCGGACGTGGGAGACCAGATTCCCACCTTCATCGGCCACGGCAATGTTCATGGGCTGACCGATTTCAGCTGCCTTCTTTTCGGCCGCGGCGATGACTCGGCGTGCGTCTTCTAGTTTCACTTTATTGGACATAGTAACCCTCAGTTCTTGATTTTCGAGATTAGATGCTCACTACATAAATCCGCGCGACCATCATGAGGTTACAACAAGAAGAGGGTGAAGATGGCTAAAGGATCAAAGCTGCACAACCTAGTGCGCAGCGACGCTTCGTGCGGGGCCGCGCTTCGACTGGAAACAGTGGCGGCAGAGAACAGGGCGCCCTTGTGTGGGAAGAAAAGGGACGGTGGTGTCGGCACCGCATTGGGAACAAGTGGTACGGGTTTCCGGGCGCACACCGGAGGCTCCCGACGCCCGCTTGGCCTTGCACGGCTTACACCTTTTAGGATCATTTCTGAATTGCTGCTGGTGAAAGAACAACTGTTCTCCCGCAGTGAAGACAAAGTCACTTCCACAATCAACACACTTCAGAACCCTATCGGCAAGCTCCATTTCATCCCCTCCCCGCGTTCGCCCCTTGCAGAGGACAAACGTTCCGGCCGCGCTGATCCGCGCACGAACCGATTCGCTGCTAGATGCATCAAGGAACTGGACTCCCCTCTACTCCGCAAGCGCCGAGGGATCTAAGAGCCGTCTCCATGAGGAAAACAGCCCTGCGATATTGCACGGCGTCAGTGCGCGTATCAAGGAAATCCGGTTTGAAGCACTACCCAGTAGAGTGGTTCGGCGACTAAGGGATAGCAGCAGAGCCCTCGAAACGAGGAATCGACTGCTTATCGCTGACTCTATTGTGAAGTGCTTTCGGGGCCCAGCCGCCATTGGAGAGCGGCTACTTCAAGCGGTTGGAAAGGAAACCGTAAGGGCTACAGGAAACTACCAGCAGAGATCGCAGGGTAAGAACATCAGTGTTACTTGGCACGGCGGGGAAGATATGTCGGACGATCTAACCCGCCGTACTTACTCAAACTTCGTTCATGTTTCAGTATTAGTCGGCTTCTTTGCGCGCCTTCTTGCGATTCCGTTTTCGCGCCAATGCTTCCTTGACGCGACGCTTTTCCCCGGGTTTCAGATAGAAGGAGTGACGCTTGACTTCCTTGATGATGTCTTCCTGCTGAACCTTCCGCTTAAACCGGCGTAGCGCGTTTTCAAGGGGTTCACCCTCTTGAACTCGAACCTCTGCCAAAAGAAATACACCTCCAAACATCCCCACGTGGGCTCTTTTATGATACTTCAATTCAGCGGATTTTTCTGCGATCCCGGGCATGAATTCAGCCTAAGTCGCGAGCAAACCAGCTGAGCGTGTGGAGAGATCTCGGACTTTGCTGCAGAGTTGGTGCAATGAGGTTCGCGATAGACTGCGAATTGACCACTTTTTACCTTAAGGCAGGTTTCATGATTCGGTCTTATCAAGGACATTCTCCCATCATCCCAGCGAGCTGCTACATCGATCTGTCGGCGCAGGTAATCGGCGACGTCCGCTTGGGCGAAAATTCCAGCATCTGGATGAATGCGGTGGTCCGAGGCGATGTTCATTCCATTCGAATCGGGGCAAACTCCAACGTGCAGGATTGTTCTGTTCTCCATGGGATGCGTTACAAATATCCAGTCGTTATTGGCGATTGGGTCACAATTGGCCATAACGCGACCGTGCACGGATGCGTGATCGAAGACGCCTGTCTTATCGGGATGGGCGCGGTGGTACTCAATGACGCAAGGATCGGAGAAGGATCCATCATCGCCGCCGGGGCGGTGGTTCCGGAGCATACTGTGATCGAGCCGAACAGCCTATGGGCCGGAGTGCCAGCAAAGCAGCGTCGCAAGCTGGAAGGAAGCGATCGGGAGATGATTCTTCAATACGCGCGGAACTACGTTGATTATGTGGCGATCTATCTGCAGGAGCAGGAGATTGGAAGTTGAACATATGGCGGTATCTGAGCCCGGTCCTCGCGCAAGCGCATCAGAGCATTCAACTTCTTGCCCTCTCGAACGAACTGCTTCTTCATTGCCCTTGCTGCTACTCCGTTGGGGACGACCTATCACTTCGCATCAGCTAGCTTCCATCTTCGGTAGACTTATATAACACGAGGAAAAGAGAAGCTACCCAAGCATGAGTATCTTGAAGGCTGTACGCGGCACCCGGGATTTATTGCCGCCCGAAACCGAAATCTGGAATCACATCGAGAACACGGCACGCTCAGTCTTCGGCCGCTACAGCTTCGGCGAGATCCGCACGCCGATCTTTGAAGATACCCAGCTCTTCGCCCGTGGCGTGGGCGAGGAGACCGACATTGTTGCGAAGGAAATGTATACCTGGGAAGACCGAGCACGCGCCCAATCAGAGAAGGCGCAATCGCTGACTCTCCGCCCCGAGAATACGGCCGGGGTGGTTCGGGCCTACATCGAGCACGGCCTGGGCGAATCGGGGATGCTGCAAAAGCTCTATTACATCGGGCCGCAGTTCCGCCGGGAGCGTCCGCAGAAGGGCCGCTACCGCCAGTTCTACCAGATCGGGGCAGAAGTGATCGGGCCGCCGAGCGCGGGTTCCGAGTCTCCGCTGCGGGACGCCGAGGTGCTCGAGATGCTGGCCACTTTTCTCAATGAACTCGGCATCACCGGCTGGAAGCTGCTGATCAACTCGGTCGGCTCGGCGAGCGATCGTCCGCGCTACATCGCCGCGCTCAGAGAGGCGCTCAGGGATGTTGCGCCAACCATGTGCATCGATTGCCAGAGGCGAGCGGAGACCAACCCCTTGCGGGTGCTGGACTGCAAAGTCCCCGAAGACCAGCCGATTATCGAGACTTTGCCGCGCATTGCCGATTATCTCGACGAAGCATCGCAGGCGCATTTCGCTGCCGTTCGCGCAGCGCTTGATACCTGTGGCGTGGCGTATGAGATCAGTCATCGTCTGGTGCGCGGGTTAGATTACTACACCCGAACGACCTTCGAATTTCAGGTCCAAAGCGAAGAAGGAGGTCTCGGCGCACAGAATGCCCTGCTCGGCGGTGGCCGTTACGACGGGCTCTCCGAGATGATCGGCGGCCCGAAGGCGCCCGGGATCGGCTTCGCCATCGGCGCGGACCGGTTGGTGCTGACCCTGGAGGCGCAAGCCGGGCAGATCGCACCTAGGCTCGCAGACGCCTACATTGCTCCGCTCGGCGAAGGGCTGAATCCGGCCGGGTTGCTGTTGGCCCGGGAGTTGCGTCGTGCAGGATTGCGGATTGAGGTGGGCGACGGAGGATTCCGGCTCAAGAAATCGTTCGAAACCGGAAACAAGCTGGCCCGCAACATCGTGCTGTTGGGCGAAGATGAGCTGCACTCCGGTATCCTGACAGTAAAGAATTTTGCCAGCGGCGAGCAGACGAAAATTGCACGGGGGGAACTTGCCTTCGCGCTGAATCCGGACAGCCATAGCTCGCCCCAAGAATAGGATCTGCATTGCTCGACTTTTTAGGAACGCTGCAACGTACGCACACTTGCGGAGAACTCCGCGCGGCCTCGGCCGGAGAATCGGTCATCCTCATGGGTTGGGTCAATCGCCGCCGCGACCACGGCAACCTGATCTTTCTCGACCTCCGCGACCGTTTCGGCATCACCCAGGTGGTGCTCGACGCCGAGTTGAGTCCTGAGGCCCATGCCAAAGGCGAAGCCGTTCGTCCGGAGTATGTTGTCGCAGCGATCGGCAAGGTACGGCTACGCGGGAGAGACGTCATCAACCCGAAGATGGCAACCGGTGAAATCGAGGTCGTTGCCGAGCAGCTGCTGGTCTTGAACGACGCCAAGTTGGCGCCATTCTCCCCTGCTGAAGACGCGATCGCGAATGAAGAGGTCCGACTCAAATACCGCTACCTCGACCTTCGACGGCAGGAGATGCAGCATAATCTCAAGCTGCGCCACGACATCACACTGGCGATCCGGCAGTACCTTTCGGGCGAGGGCTTCCTCGAAGTCGAGACCCCCTTCATGACCCGCTCCACGCCCGAGGGTGCGCGCGATTATCTGGTGCCGAGCCGCGTTCACGCGGGCAGTTTCTACGCCCTGCCGCAATCCCCGCAGCTGTTCAAGCAGATCCTGATGATCTCCGGACTGGACCGGTATTTCCAGATCGCCCGCTGCTTCCGTGACGAGGATTTACGCGCCGATCGCCAGCCGGAGTTCACCCAGATCGATCTGGAGATCTCCTTTCCACAGCAGGAGAGCGTCTTTGCCGTTGTTGAAGGATTTCTAAGCGCCGCCTTCGAGGTAGCAGGCACGAAGCTCACCCCTCCCTTTCCGCGGATGACCTTCGACGAAGCGCTGCGGCTCTACGGCATCGACAAACCCGACCTGCGGTTGCCGCAGTTGACCCGCGTCAATGATGTCTTTGCTCCTGGAGATTTGGAGACCCTGGCAGTGAATCCGGCGCTCCCGGTGGTGGCCGTCCGGATTCCTGCAGTCGGCGAACTCTCGCGCAAGGAGCGAGATGATCTACGCCTGCTTTATCCCGCCAAGCTGACACAGCAGGGCACCAAGGTGCTGGACGATTTCAAGCGACTCGAAAAAATGTTCCCGGAAGCCATGAACAAGGTGCGCGAGCTGACCGGCGCGGGCGAGCAGGATGTGCTGGCCCTAGTGGCAGCGGCGAGCACCGTTGAGGCAACCAGCGAGCCGCGCGCTCCTGGCGTGCTTTCAAGCCGCGAACGGCAGATTTACGAGGCCGCCGGAGCAGTTCGTCTGGCGATCGCGCAGAAGTATGCCGACCGGCACAAGCTGTTCGAGAAAAAAGGTAACAGCGACGATTACAAGTTTCTCTGGGTTACGGATTTCCCCTTCTTCGAGTGGGACGAGGACACCAAATCCTGGACCTTCGCGCATCATCCCTTCACTTCGCCGCACGAAGACGATCTCAAGGCCGGGCGGCTCACGTCTGATCCTGGAGCGGTACGAGCGCTCGCTTACGACATCGTGCTGAACGGCACCGAACTAGGCTCGGGATCGATCCGTATTCATCGCCAGGACGTGCAGCGGGAGATCTTCCGCGCGCTCGGCATGAGCGATGAAGAGGCCAAGGCGCGCTTCGGATTCTTTCTCGAAGCGCTTGAGTATGGCACGCCTCCCCACGGAGGAATCGCCCTGGGGCTGGACCGGATCGCGATGATTCTGGCCGGAGCACAGAGCCTGCGCGAGGTCATCGCCTTCCCCAAGACCGCCAAGGCCATCGACCTGATGGTCGACGCTCCGACCCCGGTGAGCGAAGTTCAGTTGCGAGACCTCCACATTCGGACCGTTCTGAAGAACTAAATTCCCTTAAGGCTTATCTTGCCACCGGGCATCGCACGAGTTGCACCGCCATGTCTCCTTGCCGAGCGGAAGGGGCATAGCCAGCAGATACAGCGAGGTGAGCGCGGCACTTCGGGACGAGCCCTCGAAGGTGATGTCTCTCGAACCGCACTGAGGACAGACCGGCTGAGCAAACACGGCCTCCTGACCAAACGCAACCGTGTCCGGAATCGGCTGATTCAGGAGCTCGGCTGCAGCACCCGCGTTTGCCTGCTCCACCTGAAGGCGGATGCCGCCGATGAAATTGGATATCTGCCATTCGAGCCGAACGAGGTTCTCGTCGCGAAGATAAACCGGAATGCCGGCAGATTCGAGAAGAGAACGCGCAACAATCGCTTCGGAGAGATCCCGATAACGCCGGACCGTCACGAACGTTCGGTCGCTGGCGACTTGATCTTCATTCTCTTGAACCAACGGCGGCTCGAGATCACGTCTGCCGAACTCCGCTCGGAGAAGAGCCTGAGCCGAGTCAATGAGCGAGTCGTAGGAGCGGGCTACCTCAATCAACTCAGACTCACTCATCCGGGAGTAGGTATTCGCGATGTCCTCGTCATTAGGGTTCATGGGTAGGAATTCTGGCAGAGCGTTCTTATCTTGCTGCGTAGCTCTTACTCTGTTGCGTCCGTGAATTAAAGACGGCAAAGCTGCCATCCGGGCTCGCGGTGAGCTTGAGATAATTCCCCTGGTCCGCTCCTCCAGAGAAGTTCGCGTCATATTCGTCGGCGGTATTATGCTCCGTCCCTCCCTCCTCTGAGAAATGCAGCTGCCAGAGCGTCTCAAGACCGGGTGCTTTGCGGACAGTGTCGAGAACCGGTGTCGACCCTCCCTTCTTCGCGCCGTTGTCCATGATCGCGATTCGGGCTTGTATCGCGTCAACCAGCGCGGGACTGGAACTCTGATTCCATCCATGGTGGGAAACAATCAGGACGTCGACCTTGCCGAGCTTGTTGTCTGGACACATCAGCTGCATTTCCTTGTCCCAGGTCAAGTCGCCGAGGTCAAGAATTCTTAGTTTGCCGAAGGTCATAAGAACGCCGACCGAGCGGGCATTTTCGGTCTGGTCTGCAGGACGAGTCTCGCTCGCTTTGCAATACTCATTTGGCTGGCCTGCTCCGTCGAGAGGTTTGTCGATCAATTTGCCGTCGGCGCTGATCACCTGAACGTGGATTCCGGAGATTGGCAGCGTCTCTCCAGGTTTGGCGATGATGCGTTTGTAGTGGCCGCTGGCAAGAGTCTTCTGATAGGCGTCGAAGTTTCCATTGACGTCCGGAGTCAGCTCGCGGTTCGGGCCGTGATCGATGAAGGCGCCAACCGGAATCCGCTGCACAAGTTGCGGAACGCCGCCGACGTGGTCATCGTGAAAGTGAGTGATGAGGACATAGTCTATTTTGGCGATGCCGGCCGCTTTCGCTGCGGCGGCAATGCGGTCGGCGTCGCGGCTGTTGTTGCCCGCCCATCCCGTGTCGATCAGCAGCGATTTGCCTTCGGGAGTGACGAACAGGGTCGACTGTCCACCTTCAACATCGATGAAATAAATCTGTAGCTGAGTGCCAGCGGACGACTGTGCCGGGATCACAAGTGCGGAGCAGAGCAGGACGAGAAGAGTTAAAAAGTTGCGCATAGGTTTCGCTGCAATTTTGTCATATTCTCCCTTGGAACGCTTTCGCGTCCAGGTTATCGCGATGGTGCCTCCGTGCAGTGTTCCATTCAACGTTGAGAACTTCGCCTTTCCCTTGTGCGCCACTTCATGAGTGGCAGCAACGAGGAGTAATCATCGGTCCATAGACGCAGGCCCGGAGTCATGGAGACGGGCTGGGCGACGTTGGCTATTTCAGACCGGTGCAAGAGCGCGTGATTGGCAGACATCAGCAGCCAATCGGCGGTGAAGAGGCCGCGTGATTCATCGGCTTCGGAGTGGACAAGCGCAGTCTCAAGGCCTGCATGTTGCGCCTGCAACTCTAGTTCGGGTGCGAGGTCGAGATACTGGCTGGAGATGTTGAAGACCAGGACACCATCAGGACGCAACCTGCGACGATAGAGAGCAATAGCCTGGGCGGTCAACAGATGAATCGGTATCGCGTCGCCAGAAAATGCATCGAGAACGATCACGTCATTCAGGGGCTGAACCTTGCCGATTGCGGATTCCCGGGCCAGCGAGAGGCGAGCGTCCCCTAGAACGACATGCACCGCCGCCTGAGAATCGTGGAGATAGGTGAAGAGTGCACGGGCTAGACGCTCAACGAGTGGATCGATCTCATAGAAAGTGATGTCATCGCCGGGTTTTCCGTAAGCGGCGACGGTTCCGGTTCCGAGGCCGACGACGGCGATGCGTTTCGGGTGCCCCTCGCAGCATAGGTCAAGAGCTAGCCCGACCCCGGAGCTCTGCGCATAGTAGGACGAAGGCTGGGTTCGGAGACCATTTCCGAAGAGCTGAGTACCATGCTGGATCCTGCCGTGATATAGCGTGCGGGTGGTTTCGGCTTCTGGCGGCAGATGGGTCTCGGTGACCCGGAGAGTGCCGTAGAAGCTGCGCAGTTGAACGATGGCTTCCTGACCAAGGCTCCTCGCTTGCATGACGGCAATGTAGATCATGGCGATCGTCGCAGCAGTCCAGAGGATCCTTGGGGTCATCCCCGACTTCCAAGTCACGATCAGCGCTACGGCAGCGAGCAGGATCACGGTAATGGCTAAGTCGTAGCTCGCATGAAAAAAGTTCGGGGCTACGAGCCCAACGAGGATCGCACCGGCCGCTGAGCCCCCCGAAAGCGAGAGGTAGAAGCCGGTAAGCCGGTTGGCGCTCGGGCGAAGGCGGTAGAGTTCGCCATGGCAAAAGAGGCAAGCGAAGAAAAGTGCGAGGGTGTAGACAGGAATGGATATCTGCGGAGGGAGACTCATCCGGCTGCTATAGAGCAGGTAGGCAAAGGTCGCGAGCGTGAGAGCGAGCATGCGCACCGAAACAAAACGTGGCCACGCCCGCGGTGACGCAAAGGCGACGATAAAGCTCAACAGATAAGCCGCCAACGGGACGATCCAGAGGAGTGGAATGGCGGCGATGTTTTCGCCCAGATGGTTGGTGACTGCGCAAAGCAGCATCGAGGCGCAGCCGGGGAGCAAAATCCAAAGTGCCCAGGAACGAGGCGAATCTTGGTCGGGACTTGGTCTATCCACTGCCGCAGCTGCAGAGCCGATCCGCCGGCTTTGCAGCGCGAGCGCCCCGCAGAAGGCGCTGAAAACGCAAAAGCCTATAGCCCAGACAATCACCTGCCAATGAAGCGCCAGATGCGTCTCGATGAGGGCTGGATACAGGAAAAGCGCAAATAACGATCCCGCGTTCGATAAGGCGAAAAGCCACCATGGAGGCGCCTCTGATCCTCCGGCCCTGGAATACCAGGCTTGTAGTAACGGGCTGGTAGCGGCGAGGGTCAAGAAGGGGAGACCGATGCTGACGGCGAGTAACCCAAGAATGCTCAAGATCGGGTGCCACGTAACAGCTGTGGCACTGGGATGTACCCGTAGCTCGAGGCTCAGCAATGCGAGGGTGAGCAGCGCCATATGGATGACCGCCTGCGCGCGTGGAGCGGTGTGAGAGATGAGCAGATGAGCGTACCAGTAGCCGGCCAGGAGAGTGCATTGGAAGAAGACCAGGCAGGTGATCCAGACCGCAGCTGAGCCGCCAAAAAGAGGAAGCAACTGCCGGGCGGCGATCGGTTCCAGCAAAAAGAGCAAGAAGGCTGAAAGGCAAATGACCGTGGCGTAGAGAGCAGTAAGCAGCTTCATCGTAAATAGAGTCGGACTTTCAACATCGGCAAGCCTAGAGCAAAGCAGAGCAGATGTCATGTGGAAGCCTATGGCGGCAACGCCTTGCTGTCGGTGCCCTAGCGCTGCGAAGGCGGGGAACCAGGTCGAGGATCTCTTTCCTCGGGAAGGATCCGGCTTGGCGGATTTGGCGCTTCGGGTATATACCGGCGAGCGGGCAATGGGAGTGACGATGTGGCAGCCGGACTGGCATCCGGGATTGTAGATGTCCCCGATGCTGCCGGTGCCTGGCCTGACGTCGATTTCTCGGCCGGTTTGACGGCGCCAGTTGCGTACGCGGAGCTTGCTCCACCACTCGCCGCGAGCAGCGGAGACTCGGCTGGATGGACGGAGTATGGCTCGCGGGCTACGGCCATGAGATCTCCGGCAGCCGCATACGTGAATGTCCAGACCTGGTAGGTATCGCCGCCGCTCCGAACGGAGAATACCTGCTGCACTCTTCCCCTCTCCAGGAACGCCAGCGTAGGGACAGGAGCATGGATGGTACTCGACTCGCGCGAAGGGTCGCGTTGGGCGATAGGCGTTTCTCCCACCATCGCTAAATAACATAGACTCCGCTCGAGCAGCGGCTCTTCTGGGTGTTCGGCGTTGGCGGAGATGAGCTGTTCAATGGGTTCGGGAGCGATGGCTTGGTTAAAAACCTCGATGGAATGGGAACTCGACCAGGCGGGTACAAAAAGGGCCGCGCCAGCGCGTTGAATAGGCAGAATCTGGACGACACTATGGCCCGAGCGGTTCCTCAGATTCTCCCGGGAGATGGTCGCCGTGAAACGCGAGGTAGAACCATTCGGCTGGATTGATTCATACGCCAGCAACAGATGGCGGGTGACAAGAGGACACGCGATCTCTTTATATTCGTAAGAAGAACGAACGGGACTATGGCCACCGAGAGTACTCTCGCCGAGAGTAAACCCATACAGACGTGCGGAGTCGGCAAGAGCCCTTTGGCTATTCTCGACTAAGCGAAGTTGTGTCGGGTCCATCTGTGAAGCCGGCACCGAAGAAATCGCGAGCCCCGGCGATGACTGCTTAGTTCCTTGAGTCAAGCCCCGACCGGCAACAAAAACCAGGGTCAGCGGGATAAAACAGGCATATCGATTGAAGAGGCCCATTTGGGTCGACGCCTCAGATGAAACCAGGAAGCAGAAAGGCAGCCAACCGGCTGCCTTTCTGCGGATATTCCTTTCTCCATGCGTCGGAGCTGCGTCTACTGATGAGCCGCAGGCTTCCGGCGGACAGGAGCTTTCGTTGCTTCCGGCAGTGATCCCTCGTTCAGGATGATCATCGGCGGCGTCTTGGTATACGAGTCGAACGTGGCATCGTACTTGACGCTGTCGCCGATGGCCGGAACGGTAGTCAATGGCTTGGTGAAGTTCACGGTGAAATCGGCCGTCTTCGACTGCTGGGCGTCAGGCGAAACTGCGAGTTGTACCGAGTCCGGCGTAGCCTGAATCACGATTCCGGGAACCTGGGTGCGGACACCCTTCATCACCGCCCATACCTTGTCCGCGTCTTCCTGGTTGCCATTGGCGAGGACGAACTCCTTATCAGAAAGCGCCATATTCTTGAGCGCCTCTGGTGTGGATGCAGCG includes these proteins:
- the rpmI gene encoding 50S ribosomal protein L35, translated to MPKLKTHKGAAKRFKKTGTGKIKRGQSKMRHILTSKETKTKRKLAHSALVSDADYAKVSRMIPYA
- the rplT gene encoding 50S ribosomal protein L20, giving the protein MPRVKRGTKRNDRRKKILKRASGYFLTKSKLYQAAQEAVERGLKFAYIGRKQKKRQFRSLWIARINAAAKLNGTTYSLLIHGLKVAGVELDRKVLAEIAVADPAGFTALANQAKAALAKAPATEAA
- a CDS encoding GlcG/HbpS family heme-binding protein codes for the protein MSNKVKLEDARRVIAAAEKKAAEIGQPMNIAVADEGGNLVSHVRMDGAWLGSVDISIKKAYTSRAFDISTKDLAGHSQSGNQFFGIHASNDGKIMIFAGGIPLKSDGKVVGAVGVSGGSGDQDHAVAEAGAAAF
- a CDS encoding zinc-ribbon domain containing protein, with translation MELADRVLKCVDCGSDFVFTAGEQLFFHQQQFRNDPKRCKPCKAKRASGASGVRPETRTTCSQCGADTTVPFLPTQGRPVLCRHCFQSKRGPARSVAAH
- the rpsU gene encoding 30S ribosomal protein S21; this encodes MAEVRVQEGEPLENALRRFKRKVQQEDIIKEVKRHSFYLKPGEKRRVKEALARKRNRKKARKEAD
- a CDS encoding gamma carbonic anhydrase family protein; this translates as MIRSYQGHSPIIPASCYIDLSAQVIGDVRLGENSSIWMNAVVRGDVHSIRIGANSNVQDCSVLHGMRYKYPVVIGDWVTIGHNATVHGCVIEDACLIGMGAVVLNDARIGEGSIIAAGAVVPEHTVIEPNSLWAGVPAKQRRKLEGSDREMILQYARNYVDYVAIYLQEQEIGS
- the hisS gene encoding histidine--tRNA ligase; protein product: MSILKAVRGTRDLLPPETEIWNHIENTARSVFGRYSFGEIRTPIFEDTQLFARGVGEETDIVAKEMYTWEDRARAQSEKAQSLTLRPENTAGVVRAYIEHGLGESGMLQKLYYIGPQFRRERPQKGRYRQFYQIGAEVIGPPSAGSESPLRDAEVLEMLATFLNELGITGWKLLINSVGSASDRPRYIAALREALRDVAPTMCIDCQRRAETNPLRVLDCKVPEDQPIIETLPRIADYLDEASQAHFAAVRAALDTCGVAYEISHRLVRGLDYYTRTTFEFQVQSEEGGLGAQNALLGGGRYDGLSEMIGGPKAPGIGFAIGADRLVLTLEAQAGQIAPRLADAYIAPLGEGLNPAGLLLARELRRAGLRIEVGDGGFRLKKSFETGNKLARNIVLLGEDELHSGILTVKNFASGEQTKIARGELAFALNPDSHSSPQE
- the aspS gene encoding aspartate--tRNA ligase produces the protein MLDFLGTLQRTHTCGELRAASAGESVILMGWVNRRRDHGNLIFLDLRDRFGITQVVLDAELSPEAHAKGEAVRPEYVVAAIGKVRLRGRDVINPKMATGEIEVVAEQLLVLNDAKLAPFSPAEDAIANEEVRLKYRYLDLRRQEMQHNLKLRHDITLAIRQYLSGEGFLEVETPFMTRSTPEGARDYLVPSRVHAGSFYALPQSPQLFKQILMISGLDRYFQIARCFRDEDLRADRQPEFTQIDLEISFPQQESVFAVVEGFLSAAFEVAGTKLTPPFPRMTFDEALRLYGIDKPDLRLPQLTRVNDVFAPGDLETLAVNPALPVVAVRIPAVGELSRKERDDLRLLYPAKLTQQGTKVLDDFKRLEKMFPEAMNKVRELTGAGEQDVLALVAAASTVEATSEPRAPGVLSSRERQIYEAAGAVRLAIAQKYADRHKLFEKKGNSDDYKFLWVTDFPFFEWDEDTKSWTFAHHPFTSPHEDDLKAGRLTSDPGAVRALAYDIVLNGTELGSGSIRIHRQDVQREIFRALGMSDEEAKARFGFFLEALEYGTPPHGGIALGLDRIAMILAGAQSLREVIAFPKTAKAIDLMVDAPTPVSEVQLRDLHIRTVLKN
- a CDS encoding DUF2007 domain-containing protein, producing the protein MNPNDEDIANTYSRMSESELIEVARSYDSLIDSAQALLRAEFGRRDLEPPLVQENEDQVASDRTFVTVRRYRDLSEAIVARSLLESAGIPVYLRDENLVRLEWQISNFIGGIRLQVEQANAGAAAELLNQPIPDTVAFGQEAVFAQPVCPQCGSRDITFEGSSRSAALTSLYLLAMPLPLGKETWRCNSCDARWQDKP
- a CDS encoding ComEC/Rec2 family competence protein, with amino-acid sequence MRNFLTLLVLLCSALVIPAQSSAGTQLQIYFIDVEGGQSTLFVTPEGKSLLIDTGWAGNNSRDADRIAAAAKAAGIAKIDYVLITHFHDDHVGGVPQLVQRIPVGAFIDHGPNRELTPDVNGNFDAYQKTLASGHYKRIIAKPGETLPISGIHVQVISADGKLIDKPLDGAGQPNEYCKASETRPADQTENARSVGVLMTFGKLRILDLGDLTWDKEMQLMCPDNKLGKVDVLIVSHHGWNQSSSPALVDAIQARIAIMDNGAKKGGSTPVLDTVRKAPGLETLWQLHFSEEGGTEHNTADEYDANFSGGADQGNYLKLTASPDGSFAVFNSRTQQSKSYAAR